The following are encoded in a window of Ranitomeya variabilis isolate aRanVar5 chromosome 6, aRanVar5.hap1, whole genome shotgun sequence genomic DNA:
- the LOC143783237 gene encoding uncharacterized protein LOC143783237, with amino-acid sequence MQTLRQENIMTPSDVRAMIREEMQGLAQTSTTSTRQLSRSKSPVSSQSEDVCISSGEAESQPSSSETEGGLCLPNSSVDNLIKSVRSTMGCSDEKESKSAQDIMFAGLGQRKRRSFPVIKTIKEIVKKEWDKQNRGFLPSASKRRYPFSDEELNTWSKVPKVDAAVASTTKQSVLPVEDSGVLTDPLDRKAEALLKRSWETNTGAFRPAISSTCTARSLLVWMEQLEEQIRGRTSRESILPKFPLIKEAVAFLADASVDSLRLAARSAGLVNTARRALWLKNWKGDAQAKAKLCAIPCQGEPSKDVPLPGTSRLNKGSDGSRRTRSKKVPFLAGPITRNANTANQEVGGRLKFFLPRWEQITSSQWILDIVQYGLKLDFDRIPWDSFIVTSPKGQDQQRALESEILSLLSKKVLIEVPQDQEGKGFYSPLFLINKPDGSFRDLKRLNAFLQILLLSTEVHSTFKTHQYSIRGVMNQAPLTQAHLLIKPRMNSTSIGS; translated from the exons atgcaaaccttacggcaggaaaacataatgactccatcagatgtcagagctatgatccgggaagaaatgcaggggttggcgcagactagtactaccagtacccgtcagcttagtaggtccaaatctccggtcagttcacagtcagaggacgtatgtatatcctcaggcgaagcggaatcccagccgagctcatccgagactgaagggggactttgtcttcccaacagcagtgtggacaatttaataaaatctgtcagaagcacgatggggtgctcagatgaaaaagaaagtaaatcggctcaggacatcatgttcgcggggttaggacagaggaaacgtaggtccttccccgtcataaaaactattaaagaaatagtaaaaaaagagtgggataagcaaaatagaggttttctaccatcagcctctaaaagacgctatcccttcagcgacgaggagctaaatacctggtcgaaggtgccaaaggtggatgccgctgtagcctccacaaccaaacagtcggtcttaccggtggaggattcaggagtcctgacagacccgctggaccgtaaagcggaagctttactaaaaaggtcgtgggaaaccaacacgggggcattcaggcccgccatatcaagcacctgcactgcgaggtcactactagtgtggatggagcaactggaggaacagattagaggtagaacttcgagagagtcaatcctgccgaaattccctctaatcaaagaagcagtagcattcctggctgatgcctctgtggattcgctacgcctagcagccaggtcagccggcctagtgaacacagcccggcgagcactctggctaaagaactggaaaggggacgcacaggccaaagcaaaactttgtgcgatcccctgccagg gagagccttcaaaagacgtccctttaccaggaacaagccgtttgaacaaagggagcgatgggagtcgaaggacccgaagcaaaaaggtgccttttttagcgggtcccataacccgaaacgcaaataccgctaaccaggaggtaggcggcagattaaaattcttcctccccagatgggaacaaataacatccagccagtggattctggacattgtacaatacggcctaaaattggattttgaccgaatcccttgggattcctttatagtaacatctccaaaaggtcaagaccaacaaagggctctggaatcagagatcctatctcttctgtctaaaaaagtcctgatagaagttccccaggatcaagaagggaaggggttctattcccctttattcttgatcaataagcctgatggttcatttagagacctcaagagattaaacgccttcctgc aaatcttactcctgtCCACGGAGGTGCACAGCACTTTTAAGACGCATCAGTATTCGATAAGAGGCGTAATGAATCAAGCGCCTCTCACTCAAGCACATCTCCTCATCAAGCCCAGAATGAACAGCACCAGTAttgggtcttga